In the genome of Solibacillus silvestris, one region contains:
- a CDS encoding 2-succinylbenzoate-CoA ligase, with product MQPNWIKQRAYLTPNRVALSFHDEQWTFNELYLQSVRLAYKLNTLRLTNGKRVAILAPSTPPLIELLYACMQAQCEMVLLNGRLAKQELSYQVDDAEVDAILVADEELVKLPDDDRIIPFSKLYKTTESEYDIAAQWNEDFALTIMYTSGTTGFPKGVCQTVSNHSSSAISSALNLGISEKDTWLCTVPIFHISGFSIVVRSLLYGMKIRLYEKFDAKKCAQEIMEGTVTKMSVVSVILENILSEMEQAGKKAHPNFTIALAGGGPVPIDYLKRSEELDLRVAQTYGMTETSSQTATLANEDAMTHIGSAGKPLFFNEIKIDAKDGECIGEILIRGPHVTPKYIGRFKDKPTTSNGWLHTGDVGYLDEQGYLFVVDRRSDLIISGGENIYPAEIENLLLGHPNVKEAGVCGMEHDKWGQVPVAFIVAKEQMTEQEIIGFCTQHLANYKVPKHVHFVRHLPRSGSNKLLRRKLMQLLEE from the coding sequence ATGCAGCCAAACTGGATCAAGCAACGAGCCTATTTAACACCGAATCGGGTTGCACTGAGCTTTCATGACGAGCAATGGACGTTTAACGAGCTTTATTTACAGTCTGTTAGGTTAGCTTATAAATTAAATACACTTCGTTTAACGAATGGAAAACGGGTGGCTATTTTAGCACCATCTACACCGCCTTTAATCGAACTGCTGTATGCATGTATGCAAGCACAATGCGAAATGGTACTGCTGAATGGCAGACTGGCAAAGCAGGAGCTTTCGTATCAAGTTGATGATGCTGAAGTAGATGCGATATTAGTCGCAGATGAAGAGCTTGTCAAACTTCCTGATGATGACCGAATCATCCCATTTTCGAAGCTTTATAAGACAACGGAGTCGGAATATGATATTGCAGCACAGTGGAATGAGGATTTTGCTTTGACGATTATGTATACATCTGGGACGACTGGATTTCCGAAGGGAGTTTGCCAAACTGTTTCAAACCATAGTTCAAGTGCAATCAGCTCAGCATTGAATTTAGGCATTTCAGAGAAGGATACATGGCTTTGTACTGTACCGATTTTTCATATAAGTGGTTTTTCGATTGTCGTCCGTTCATTGCTATATGGGATGAAAATACGTTTATATGAAAAATTTGATGCTAAAAAATGTGCACAGGAAATTATGGAAGGTACCGTTACGAAAATGTCGGTCGTTTCGGTCATCCTCGAAAATATACTTTCCGAAATGGAGCAGGCTGGTAAAAAAGCACATCCCAATTTCACAATCGCATTAGCAGGTGGCGGTCCAGTACCGATCGATTATTTAAAACGTTCAGAAGAACTGGACTTGCGTGTTGCCCAAACTTACGGTATGACAGAAACGTCTTCGCAAACCGCGACACTGGCAAACGAGGATGCAATGACACATATCGGATCTGCCGGCAAGCCGCTGTTTTTCAATGAAATTAAAATTGATGCAAAAGACGGGGAGTGCATTGGTGAAATATTAATCCGCGGACCTCATGTCACACCGAAATATATTGGCCGCTTTAAAGACAAACCGACAACCAGCAATGGCTGGCTTCATACAGGAGATGTTGGTTATTTGGATGAACAAGGGTATCTATTTGTCGTTGATCGCCGCAGTGATTTAATTATTTCAGGTGGAGAAAATATTTATCCGGCGGAAATCGAAAATTTATTGCTTGGTCATCCGAACGTAAAAGAGGCAGGTGTTTGCGGAATGGAGCATGACAAATGGGGGCAAGTTCCTGTTGCTTTTATTGTTGCAAAAGAACAGATGACAGAACAAGAAATC
- a CDS encoding 1,4-dihydroxy-2-naphthoyl-CoA synthase (catalyzes the formation of 1,4-dihydroxy-2-naphthoate from O-succinylbenzoyl-CoA) — MTKQRLWTSLHTYEDIKYEYYNGIAKITINRPEVRNAFRPKTTAEMIDAFTRARDDERVGVIILTGEGEHAFCSGGDQKVRGHGGYVGDDQIPRLNVLDLQTLIRKIPKPVVAMVAGYAIGGGHVLHVVCDLTIAAENARFGQTGPKVGSFDAGYGSGYLARIVGHKKAREIWYLCRQYDAQQALEMGLVNTVVPYEQLEDETVKWCEEMLEMSPTALRFLKAAMNADTDGLAGIQQLAGDATLLYYTTDEAKEGRDAFKEKRKPDFGQFPRFP; from the coding sequence ATGACAAAGCAACGTCTATGGACATCTTTACATACTTACGAAGATATTAAGTATGAATATTATAACGGGATCGCAAAAATTACGATTAACCGTCCAGAAGTTCGCAACGCTTTCCGTCCAAAAACAACAGCGGAAATGATCGATGCATTCACACGTGCTCGTGATGATGAGCGTGTTGGTGTAATTATTTTAACAGGTGAGGGCGAGCATGCATTCTGCTCTGGCGGCGACCAAAAAGTACGCGGTCATGGCGGTTATGTAGGCGATGACCAAATTCCTCGCTTAAACGTATTAGACTTACAAACGTTAATCCGTAAAATTCCTAAACCGGTTGTAGCGATGGTAGCAGGTTATGCAATCGGCGGCGGGCACGTATTGCACGTAGTATGTGACTTAACAATCGCTGCAGAAAATGCACGTTTCGGTCAAACAGGACCTAAAGTCGGTTCATTCGATGCTGGTTACGGCTCAGGTTACTTAGCACGTATCGTAGGACACAAAAAAGCTCGTGAAATCTGGTACTTATGCCGTCAATACGATGCGCAGCAAGCACTTGAAATGGGCTTAGTAAACACAGTAGTACCATATGAGCAATTAGAAGATGAAACAGTAAAATGGTGTGAAGAGATGCTTGAAATGTCTCCAACAGCATTACGTTTCTTAAAAGCTGCAATGAATGCAGATACAGACGGCTTAGCTGGTATCCAACAACTTGCTGGTGATGCGACACTTCTATACTACACAACAGATGAAGCAAAAGAAGGCCGCGATGCATTTAAAGAGAAACGTAAACCAGACTTCGGTCAATTCCCACGTTTCCCTTGA
- a CDS encoding 2-succinyl-6-hydroxy-2,4-cyclohexadiene-1-carboxylate synthase encodes MARFTVKGQDVNIEQWNEQATQTIVFLHGFTGSTNTWKKIVSQLPSNIRCIAVDLIGHGKTAAPATVEFYSMDFQVELLHELFHHLQLDTFSLVGYSMGGRVALSYAVRYPAAIEHLLLESASPGLKDDQERSIRKQADDTLAEKIVANGIESFVTKWENIPLFASQKSLPAVVQQEIRTERMQQSEIGLANSLRGMGTGVMPELWGKLNTLTMPVTLVTGQRDGKFIQLNIEMQEHIKKANHLIIPAVGHAIHVENPTKFATIVKETIS; translated from the coding sequence ATGGCTCGATTCACTGTAAAAGGCCAGGATGTAAATATAGAACAGTGGAATGAACAGGCAACTCAGACAATTGTATTTCTCCACGGTTTTACTGGGAGCACAAATACTTGGAAAAAGATAGTTTCGCAACTGCCGTCAAACATCAGATGTATTGCCGTTGATTTAATCGGACACGGTAAAACAGCGGCACCGGCTACTGTTGAATTTTACTCTATGGATTTTCAAGTGGAACTGCTGCATGAACTTTTCCATCACTTACAGCTTGATACTTTCTCGCTGGTAGGCTATTCGATGGGGGGGCGTGTAGCATTGAGCTATGCAGTTCGCTACCCGGCTGCAATCGAGCATTTACTGTTGGAAAGTGCTTCTCCGGGTTTAAAAGATGACCAGGAGCGTAGTATACGAAAGCAGGCGGATGATACACTCGCTGAAAAGATAGTCGCGAATGGGATTGAATCATTCGTAACCAAATGGGAAAATATACCGCTATTTGCTTCTCAAAAAAGTCTTCCTGCAGTAGTACAGCAGGAAATTCGAACAGAGCGAATGCAACAAAGTGAAATCGGCCTTGCAAACAGTCTGCGCGGGATGGGGACAGGTGTAATGCCTGAACTTTGGGGTAAGCTTAATACATTAACGATGCCTGTGACACTTGTTACCGGACAGCGTGATGGAAAATTCATTCAATTAAACATTGAAATGCAAGAGCATATAAAAAAAGCAAATCATCTTATAATTCCAGCAGTTGGCCACGCAATTCATGTGGAAAATCCGACAAAGTTTGCTACAATAGTAAAGGAAACGATTTCATAA
- a CDS encoding 2-succinyl-5-enolpyruvyl-6-hydroxy-3-cyclohexene-1-carboxylate synthase, which translates to MNEREVLSKYVYTIVSALVASGVEQVVVSPGSRSTPLAYAFASTKEIVMHRQVDERAAAFYALGLAKSTAKPVVLVCTSGTAAANYYPAIVEAKYARVPLIVLTADRPHELREVGAPQTINQVRLYGDNVKWSAEFPIPDEAPQTIPFIERHTVRAVNIATTAPFGPVHLNIPFREPLIIDFTDKLPVSSFIKSYTNELQPAKQAVAELTAIIEQTTTGILIVGELPLGTNTEYLWDFIREVKWPVMIESLSNLRTEIPEDCQIYAISTYDTLMKNERFKRNVRPQTVIRFGAQPVSKFLMQFIVQANPQSYIVIDEDPMFRDSTHMSTHFIHALPGEWLSELKLANSQAEMAYVQFWKMADLLAADVIEKYSQFADDEGAMVQAFLTSIEEDADIYVSSSMPIRDIDTFLLTQNRPVQIFANRGANGIDGVTSTALGFSNGRKNRKTYLLIGDLAFLHDANAFVASRYQECDLTVIVMNNDGGGIFSYLPQSKVEEHYEDLFGTPTALTFEQMAKMYELDYEKATSLEQFKNALIADKQTPIKLIEAFTDRDENVKQHRELWARIHEVMEQWLDSL; encoded by the coding sequence ATGAATGAACGTGAAGTACTATCCAAATATGTTTATACAATTGTGTCAGCGTTAGTAGCTTCTGGTGTAGAGCAGGTTGTCGTAAGTCCCGGCTCTCGCTCTACACCGCTTGCCTATGCATTTGCCTCGACAAAGGAAATTGTAATGCATCGTCAAGTCGATGAAAGAGCGGCAGCCTTTTACGCGCTAGGCTTAGCTAAATCAACTGCGAAACCAGTCGTGCTTGTATGTACATCAGGAACAGCAGCGGCCAATTACTATCCTGCCATTGTCGAAGCAAAATATGCACGTGTACCGTTAATTGTTTTAACAGCAGACCGTCCGCATGAATTGCGCGAAGTAGGAGCACCACAGACGATCAATCAAGTACGGCTATACGGCGATAATGTTAAATGGTCGGCAGAATTCCCGATTCCGGATGAGGCACCGCAAACGATTCCGTTTATCGAACGACACACAGTGCGTGCGGTAAACATTGCAACGACCGCACCGTTTGGACCAGTTCATCTAAATATACCGTTCCGTGAACCGCTAATCATTGACTTTACCGATAAATTGCCGGTTTCAAGCTTTATTAAAAGCTATACAAATGAGCTTCAGCCTGCTAAACAAGCGGTGGCAGAGCTGACAGCAATCATCGAACAAACAACGACAGGAATTCTGATTGTAGGGGAATTGCCGCTAGGAACGAACACAGAATATTTATGGGATTTTATTCGTGAAGTGAAATGGCCGGTAATGATTGAAAGCTTATCGAACCTGCGCACAGAAATACCGGAAGATTGCCAAATATATGCGATTTCTACATATGATACATTGATGAAAAATGAACGCTTCAAAAGAAATGTCCGACCACAAACGGTCATTCGATTCGGTGCACAGCCTGTATCAAAATTTTTAATGCAGTTTATCGTACAGGCAAATCCGCAAAGCTATATTGTTATCGATGAAGATCCGATGTTTAGAGATTCTACTCATATGTCGACACATTTCATTCATGCGTTACCTGGAGAATGGCTATCGGAGCTGAAATTAGCAAATTCTCAAGCAGAAATGGCGTACGTTCAATTTTGGAAAATGGCAGATTTACTTGCAGCTGATGTCATTGAAAAGTACAGTCAATTTGCTGATGATGAAGGAGCAATGGTACAGGCATTCCTGACAAGTATTGAGGAAGACGCCGACATTTATGTCAGCAGCAGTATGCCAATCCGTGATATTGATACGTTTTTACTTACACAAAATCGCCCTGTTCAAATTTTTGCAAACCGCGGAGCAAATGGAATTGATGGGGTAACATCTACAGCACTTGGTTTCAGTAATGGTCGCAAAAACCGCAAAACCTATTTATTAATTGGCGATCTGGCATTTTTACATGATGCAAATGCATTTGTTGCAAGCCGTTATCAGGAATGTGATTTAACAGTAATTGTCATGAATAATGACGGTGGCGGCATTTTCTCTTATTTACCGCAATCGAAGGTAGAAGAGCATTATGAAGATCTCTTCGGTACACCGACTGCATTGACATTCGAACAAATGGCCAAAATGTATGAGCTGGATTACGAAAAAGCCACATCATTGGAACAATTTAAGAATGCATTAATAGCAGATAAACAAACACCGATTAAACTAATCGAAGCTTTCACAGATCGTGATGAGAATGTAAAGCAGCACCGTGAGTTATGGGCGCGTATTCATGAGGTGATGGAACAATGGCTCGATTCACTGTAA
- a CDS encoding isochorismate synthase, with protein MQHKWYNATEIEVGSNSKQIFYMETIEVSRLSALAFFAAGESKYKGKRNYWQNREKTFTLVGLGHAYTIENNASDARFDLVEHEWKKLTSQIIEEDQHLQPILFGGFTFDPQNEVSAEWTNFPQSYFTVATHQLVIRNDKAYVTINYITDEENSATTFEALRKERDELIHAAQVKEVKTYAKPTMTSYMEPYKQEYLNSINKVTSLIKANEAQKVVIARSLALQFKETITSPQILSHVVHEQPESYLFGLEHGDLLFYGASPERLVKVDNGRAYSSCVAGSIKRGTTAEADEELGRTLLSDLKNLGEHHYVVEMITDTFKKNCSKVKVPHGPKLLKIRDIQHLYTPVEGQLNEDATILQLVKHLHPTPALGGVPREQAMEIIRTYEPMNRGLYAAPIGWLDADGNGEFAVAIRSAALVQDKAYLYAGGGIVEDSEAQSEYEETLVKFRPMLRALGGQLHE; from the coding sequence ATGCAACACAAGTGGTACAACGCCACTGAAATAGAAGTAGGCTCAAATTCAAAGCAAATTTTTTATATGGAAACAATCGAAGTAAGCCGTTTGTCCGCATTGGCATTTTTTGCGGCAGGCGAATCGAAATATAAAGGAAAACGAAACTACTGGCAAAATCGTGAAAAAACATTCACATTGGTTGGTTTAGGACATGCCTATACAATTGAAAACAATGCGTCTGACGCTCGTTTCGATTTAGTAGAACATGAATGGAAGAAACTGACGAGTCAAATCATAGAGGAAGATCAGCATCTGCAGCCAATCCTTTTTGGCGGCTTTACTTTTGATCCGCAAAATGAAGTTTCAGCAGAATGGACAAACTTCCCGCAAAGCTACTTTACTGTCGCAACACATCAGTTAGTTATTCGCAATGATAAAGCTTATGTCACAATAAACTATATTACGGACGAGGAAAACAGCGCAACAACGTTTGAAGCACTTCGTAAAGAACGTGACGAGCTTATTCATGCAGCCCAAGTGAAGGAAGTTAAAACTTATGCAAAGCCGACGATGACAAGCTATATGGAACCGTATAAGCAGGAATATTTGAATTCCATCAATAAGGTAACGAGCTTAATCAAAGCAAATGAAGCGCAAAAGGTTGTCATTGCACGATCTTTAGCATTGCAATTTAAGGAAACGATCACTTCTCCGCAAATTTTGTCGCATGTCGTACATGAGCAGCCGGAAAGTTATTTGTTTGGCTTAGAGCATGGTGACTTACTGTTTTACGGCGCATCACCGGAACGGTTAGTAAAGGTAGACAACGGACGTGCCTATTCTTCATGTGTGGCAGGTTCGATTAAGCGCGGAACAACAGCTGAAGCCGATGAGGAACTTGGAAGAACGTTGCTGAGCGATTTGAAAAACCTTGGTGAGCATCACTATGTTGTTGAGATGATTACCGACACCTTCAAAAAGAATTGTTCAAAAGTAAAGGTACCTCATGGACCGAAGTTATTAAAAATCCGTGATATTCAGCATTTATATACACCTGTTGAAGGACAGTTAAATGAAGATGCAACAATTTTGCAGCTTGTGAAACATTTGCATCCAACACCAGCTTTAGGCGGAGTTCCGCGTGAACAGGCAATGGAAATAATCCGGACATATGAACCGATGAACCGAGGGCTGTATGCAGCGCCAATCGGCTGGCTCGATGCTGACGGAAATGGCGAGTTTGCGGTAGCGATTCGCTCGGCAGCATTAGTACAGGATAAAGCGTATTTATATGCAGGCGGAGGAATTGTCGAAGATTCGGAAGCACAATCGGAATATGAAGAGACACTCGTTAAATTCCGTCCAATGCTTCGAGCTTTAGGAGGCCAATTACATGAATGA
- a CDS encoding 1,4-dihydroxy-2-naphthoate octaprenyltransferase (catalyzes the formation of dimethylmenaquinone from 1,4-dihydroxy-2-naphthoate and octaprenyl diphosphate), giving the protein MTKVVEADKGFKVWWHLTRPHTLTASFVPVLLGTSMALSINHETVHFGLFFAMLIASMLIQAATNMFNEYYDYKLGLDNENSVGIGGTIVRHGVAPKTIMAIALSFYGIAMLLGVYICAMTSWWLVAVGLVCMLIGYLYTGGPYPIAYSPFGELVSGAVMGMGIVLIAFFIQTGDVTADAVIISVPSMILVGAIMLSNNIRDIVGDTEGGRKTMAILVGRHNAVTVLAGFFIVSYIWIAGLVILGHLTPWALLVLLSVKKPIEAIKLFRAKEKPLEVMPAMKYTAQTNTIFGFLLAVGLLVSYFI; this is encoded by the coding sequence ATGACAAAAGTCGTTGAAGCGGACAAGGGATTTAAAGTTTGGTGGCATTTAACACGTCCCCACACATTAACAGCTTCATTTGTACCGGTATTATTAGGTACGTCGATGGCACTTTCAATAAATCATGAAACAGTTCATTTTGGCTTATTTTTTGCAATGCTGATTGCCAGTATGCTAATACAGGCTGCAACAAATATGTTCAATGAATATTATGATTATAAACTTGGTCTGGATAATGAAAACTCCGTCGGTATTGGTGGCACAATCGTCCGACATGGTGTAGCACCAAAAACAATTATGGCTATTGCGCTAAGCTTTTACGGCATTGCAATGCTATTAGGTGTTTACATATGTGCCATGACATCCTGGTGGCTAGTTGCTGTCGGACTTGTCTGTATGCTGATTGGCTATTTGTATACTGGAGGACCGTACCCGATTGCTTATTCACCATTCGGGGAGTTAGTTTCAGGGGCAGTAATGGGTATGGGTATTGTTCTAATTGCCTTCTTTATTCAAACAGGTGATGTGACAGCTGATGCTGTAATTATCTCTGTGCCGAGTATGATTCTAGTTGGGGCAATCATGCTTTCTAATAATATCCGGGATATTGTAGGAGATACTGAAGGCGGGCGTAAAACAATGGCTATATTGGTTGGCCGACATAACGCTGTTACAGTACTTGCTGGTTTCTTTATTGTTTCGTATATTTGGATTGCTGGCCTTGTAATTCTAGGTCATTTGACACCATGGGCACTGCTTGTATTATTAAGTGTGAAAAAACCGATTGAAGCGATTAAATTATTCAGAGCAAAAGAAAAACCGCTCGAAGTAATGCCGGCCATGAAATACACAGCCCAAACAAACACGATTTTCGGTTTCTTGTTGGCTGTTGGTTTATTAGTTTCATATTTCATTTAA
- a CDS encoding molecular chaperone DnaK, with translation MDINQLHHLRSILEEELATLQEHVNEEPAVEDTEITAVDNHPADAATDLTTIVTEKTLNELKEDEIERIQTALNAMDEGTYGECIVCGKEIPFERLEAIPTALTCIDHVDEVME, from the coding sequence ATGGATATCAATCAATTACACCATTTACGTAGCATTTTAGAAGAGGAGCTTGCAACTTTGCAGGAGCATGTTAATGAAGAACCAGCTGTTGAAGATACAGAAATAACTGCAGTTGACAATCATCCAGCAGATGCAGCGACCGATTTAACGACAATTGTTACCGAAAAAACACTAAATGAATTGAAAGAAGATGAAATTGAAAGAATTCAAACAGCTTTAAATGCAATGGATGAAGGCACATACGGGGAATGTATCGTATGCGGGAAAGAGATTCCTTTTGAGCGTTTAGAAGCAATTCCGACAGCTTTAACATGTATTGATCATGTAGATGAGGTTATGGAATAG
- a CDS encoding MerR family transcriptional regulator, producing the protein MLINELVKLSGVSARTLRYYDEIGLLMPSTIAENGYRKYSQKDIDRLQQILFYRELDFKLEEIKKLLDHPDYEVKEELKKQSELLLKKRRHIDDLLKTIEQTIQTMEGELKMTNEQKFDVFKNNLIEGNEKSYGEEIRNKYGEVKVEASNKKFKEMTEEQYNAMQQLENQLFERLKEAMASGDVTSDVAMEAAELHKRWLSFSWAKYTPEAHIGLAQMYVSDERFTAYYDDRVGPGATQFLHDVIVAYAANK; encoded by the coding sequence TTGTTAATTAACGAACTAGTCAAGCTATCTGGAGTGAGTGCACGCACACTACGATATTACGATGAAATCGGTTTGCTGATGCCTTCTACGATTGCAGAAAATGGCTATCGAAAATATAGCCAAAAAGATATTGACCGGTTACAGCAAATACTTTTTTACCGGGAGCTGGATTTTAAGTTAGAGGAAATAAAAAAACTGCTCGATCATCCAGATTATGAAGTAAAAGAAGAGCTAAAAAAACAATCCGAGCTATTACTAAAGAAAAGACGACATATTGATGACTTACTGAAAACGATAGAACAAACAATCCAAACGATGGAAGGGGAACTTAAGATGACAAATGAACAGAAATTTGACGTGTTTAAAAACAATCTAATCGAAGGAAATGAAAAGAGCTACGGTGAGGAAATACGTAATAAATACGGTGAAGTTAAAGTGGAAGCGAGCAATAAAAAATTTAAAGAGATGACTGAAGAGCAATATAATGCAATGCAGCAATTGGAAAACCAACTGTTTGAACGATTAAAAGAAGCGATGGCGTCCGGCGATGTAACGTCAGACGTTGCAATGGAAGCAGCAGAGCTTCATAAACGCTGGCTAAGCTTCTCCTGGGCAAAGTATACCCCAGAAGCACATATAGGCCTAGCACAAATGTATGTAAGCGATGAACGGTTTACTGCTTACTATGATGACCGGGTAGGGCCAGGTGCTACACAATTTTTGCATGATGTTATCGTTGCTTATGCAGCAAATAAATAA
- a CDS encoding NTP pyrophosphohydrolase: protein MNERLKVFDQFYKETGIEQRHLVHAKGYWHEVFHCWIIEKVDSEWRIYLQLRSKNKKDYPNQFDITAAGHILATETIEDGIRELKEEVGVKVMFSQLTSLGVIPYSIDNEKIKDYEFANVFVYELTGGLEKFSIQREELDGIYSANLKQFILLANHKIKEIEVSGYKYENDIRHYEVKQIGLEQMSALPESYLHEFIPRLEKILIEAT from the coding sequence ATGAATGAACGTTTAAAAGTATTTGATCAATTTTATAAGGAAACGGGCATTGAACAACGTCATCTCGTTCATGCAAAAGGTTATTGGCATGAAGTGTTTCATTGCTGGATTATTGAAAAAGTAGATTCTGAATGGCGTATTTATTTACAGCTGCGTAGCAAAAATAAAAAGGATTATCCAAACCAATTTGATATTACGGCAGCTGGTCATATACTGGCAACGGAGACAATTGAAGATGGTATACGCGAATTAAAGGAAGAAGTAGGGGTTAAGGTCATGTTTTCGCAATTAACGTCACTTGGAGTCATTCCGTACAGTATAGATAATGAAAAAATAAAGGATTATGAGTTTGCAAATGTATTTGTTTATGAATTAACAGGTGGTCTTGAGAAGTTTTCAATTCAAAGAGAAGAACTGGATGGTATATACTCTGCTAACTTAAAACAGTTTATATTGCTTGCGAATCATAAAATAAAGGAAATTGAAGTATCCGGTTATAAATACGAAAATGATATACGTCATTATGAAGTGAAACAGATCGGATTAGAACAAATGTCAGCATTACCTGAAAGCTATTTGCACGAGTTTATCCCGAGATTGGAAAAGATATTAATTGAAGCAACCTGA